In Acipenser ruthenus chromosome 15, fAciRut3.2 maternal haplotype, whole genome shotgun sequence, a genomic segment contains:
- the LOC117421971 gene encoding kelch-like protein 28: MEQPAQSYMLASLTRPHSEQLLQGLQLLRQHRELCDIVLRVGDAKIHAHKVVLASISPYFKAMFTGNLSEKENSEVEFQCIDEAALQAIVEYAYTGTVFISQETVESLLPAANLLQVKLVLKECCAFLESQLDASNCIGISRFADTYGCNDLYLAATKFICQHFEEVCRTEEFFELTRAELDEILSNDCLNVVTEETVFYALESWLKYDVQERQQYLAQLLHCVRLPLLSVKFLTRLYEANHLIRDDHTCKHLLNEALKYHFMPEHRLSYQTVLSTRPRCAPKVLCAVGGKAGLFATLESMEMYFPQTDSWIGLAPLSVPRYEFGIAVLDQKVFVLGGIATHMRQGISYRRHESTVESWDPETNTWTLAERMTESRSTLGVVVLAGELYAMGGYDGQYYLQSVEKYIPKVKEWHPVALMMKSRSCFSAAVLDGMIYAIGGYGPAHMNSVERYDPSKDSWEMVAPMADKRINFGVGVMLGFIFVVGGHNGVSHLSSIERYDPHQNQWTVCRPMNEPRTGVGAAIIDNYLYVVGGHSGSSYLNTVQRYDPITDNWLDSSGMMYCRCNYGLTAL; encoded by the exons ATGGAACAGCCTGCCCAGTCCTACATGCTTGCCAGCCTGACGCGACCGCACTCCGAACAGCTCCTGCAGGGCCTGCAGCTCCTCCGGCAGCACCGCGAGCTCTGTGACATCGTGCTGCGCGTCGGGGATGCCAAGATCCACGCGCACAAGGTGGTGCTCGCCAGCATCAGCCCCTACTTCAAAGCCATGTTCACGGGCAACCTCTCGGAGAAGGAGAACTCGGAGGTGGAGTTTCAGTGCATCGACGAGGCAGCCCTGCAG GCCATCGTGGAGTACGCCTACACAGGGACTGTCTTCATCTCCCAAGAGACTGTGGAGTCGCTGCTGCCGGCCGCCAACCTGCTGCAGGTCAAGCTGGTCCTCAAGGAGTGCTGTGCCTTCCTGGAGAGCCAGCTGGACGCCAGCAACTGCATCGGCATCTCGCGCTTCGCCGACACCTATGGCTGCAACGACCTCTACCTGGCTGCCACCAAGTTCATCTGCCAGCACTTCGAGGAGGTGTGCCGGACGGAGGAGTTCTTTGAGCTGACCCGGGCCGAGCTGGACGAGATCCTCTCCAACGACTGCCTCAACGTGGTGACGGAGGAGACCGTCTTCTACGCCCTGGAGTCCTGGCTCAAGTACGACGTGCAGGAGCGGCAGCAGTACCTGGCCCAGCTGCTGCACTGCGTCAGGCTGCCCCTGCTCAGCGTCAAGTTCCTCACTCGGCTCTACGAGGCTAACCACCTGATCCGGGACGACCACACCTGCAAGCACCTGCTCAACGAGGCGCTCAAGTACCATTTCATGCCCGAGCACAGGCTCTCCTACCAGACCGTCCTCTCCACCCGCCCCCGCTGCGCCCCCAAAGTGCTGTGCGCTGTCGGGGGCAAGGCTGGACTGTTCGCAACGCTGGAGAG CATGGAGATGTATTTCCCCCAGACTGACTCGTGGATCGGGCTGGCGCCACTCAGCGTCCCCCGCTACGAGTTTGGGATCGCAGTCCTGGACCAGAAGGTGTTCGTGCTGGGGGGGATCGCCACGCACATGCGGCAGGGCATCAGCTACCGACGGCACGAGAGCACGGTGGAGAGCTGGGACCCCGAGACCAACACGTGGACGCTGGCGGAGCGCATGACGGAGAGCCGCAGCACTCTGGGGGTGGTGGTGCTGGCCGGGGAGCTGTACGCCATGGGCGGCTACGACGGGCAGTACTACCTGCAGTCCGTGGAGAAGTACATCCCCAAGGTGAAGGAGTGGCACCCCGTGGCGCTCATGATGAAGTCCCGGAGCTGTTTCTCAGCGGCGGTGCTCGACGGGATGATCTACGCCATCGGAGGGTATGGCCCTGCGCACATGAACAG TGTGGAGCGGTACGACCCCAGCAAGGACTCCTGGGAGATGGTGGCACCGATGGCGGATAAAAGAATAAACTTTGGCGTGGGCGTCATGCTGGGCTTTATATTCGTTGTGGGCGGGCACAATGGGGTTTCTCACTTGTCCAGTATCGAGAGGTACGATCCCCATCAGAATCAGTGGACCGTGTGCAGGCCGATGAACGAACCCAGAACAG GGGTGGGTGCTGCCATCATCGATAACTACCTCTATGTGGTGGGAGGACATTCAGGGTCATCGTACCTGAATACTGTTCAGAGGTACGACCCAATCACAGACAACTGGTTGGACTCCAGTGGCATGATGTACTGTCGTTGTAACTATGGCCTGACTGCTCTGTGA
- the LOC117415959 gene encoding uncharacterized protein C14orf28 homolog gives MILPIGTPCLRALRELVRARRRGCGLDNNKRRHGVRRRRRQAEANRQRNRDEDTQNKMERKCIYVKYTQNLKNLVRNAEGEDSSAQTERPKTLFEEIRASVRHSDEQDRSFWRPVLPWGGVYTIKAGRKAISCTPLYVKINLNNTCTIDGFLMLLYVILRENETFPREVSVYLGKEFIEHFLFLMDSYNYTTVKLLWIWDKMDKRQYRSQIHRAALEIDLFGNEHENFTKNLENLMATLQESFCTSWDCPARLQESLQWTININPPHGMPHGDLIQSAVDEFFCPKIVLCKEMGCDGQRELSQRIFCHGPPPFVILNMQLWKSEELAYIPYYLALSDRRYLLEGATLFNKEEHHYSAAFQIDGCWMHYDGLRSNNLVLLNKPPELLLLSSLVYIRATEK, from the exons ATGATCCTGCCCATCGGAACCCCATGCCTACGTGCCCTACGTGAACTTGTGCGTGCCAGACGCCGGGGCTGTGGCCTCGACAATAACAAACGACGTCACGGCGTGAGACGGAGAAGAAGGCAGGCAGAGGCGAATCGGCAAAGGAACCGAGATGAAGACACGCAAAATAAAATGGAGAGGAAATGTATCTATGTAAAATACACGCAGAATCTGAAGAACCTCGTGAGGAACGCGGAGGGGGAGGACAGCTCGGCGCAGACCGAGAG GCCGAAGACCTTGTTTGAAGAGATCCGTGCCTCGGTCAGGCACTCTGATGAGCAGGACCGGTCCTTCTGGAGGCCTGTCCTTCCCTGGGGCGGCGTTTACACCATCAAGGCGGGGCGCAAAGCCATCTCCTGCACCCCGCTGTACGTGAAAATCAACCTGAACAACACCTGCACCATCGACGGCTTCCTGATGCTGCTCTACGTGATTCTGAGGGAGAACGAGACCTTCCCACGGGAGGTGTCCGTTTACCTGGGCAAGGAGTTCATCGAGCACTTCCTGTTCCTAATGGACTCCTACAACTACACCACGGTCAAGCTGCTCTGGATCTGGGACAAGATGGACAAGCGGCAGTACAGGTCGCAGATTCACAGGGCAGCGCTGGAGATCGACCTGTTCGGGAACGAGCACGAGAACTTCACCAAGAACCTGGAGAACCTGATGGCCACCCTGCAGGAGAGCTTCTGCACCAGCTGGGACTGCCCCGCGCGCCTCCAGGAGAGCCTGCAGTGGACCATCAACATCAA CCCTCCGCACGGAATGCCCCATGGTGACCTGATTCAGTCTGCAGTGGATGAATTCTTCTGCCCGAAAATAGTGCTGTGCAAGGAAATGGG GTGTGACGGACAGCGGGAACTCTCTCAGAGGATATTCTGCCACGGCCCCCCTCCGTTCGTCATTTTAAACATGCAGCTGTGGAAGTCCGAGGAGCTGGCCTACATCCCTTATTACCTGGCTTTATCAGACCGCAG GTATTTACTGGAGGGCGCCACACTCTTTAACAAAGAGGAGCACCATTACTCCGCAGCGTTCCAGATCGACGGGTGCTGGATGCACTACGACGGGCTTCGAAGCAACAATCTGGTTCTACTGAATAAACCCCCCGAGCTGCTGCTCCTGTCCTCGCTGGTCTACATCCGAGCGACGGAGAAGTGA
- the LOC117422001 gene encoding ADP-ribosylation factor 6, giving the protein MGKMLSKIFGNKEMRILMLGLDAAGKTTILYKLKLGQSVTTIPTVGFNVETVTYKNVKFNVWDVGGQDKIRPLWRHYYTGTQGLIFVVDCADRDRIDEARQELHRIINDREMRDAIILIFANKQDLPDAMKPHEIQEKLGLTRIRDRNWYVQPSCATTGDGLYEGLTWLTSNYKS; this is encoded by the coding sequence ATGGGGAAAATGCTGTCAAAGATTTTCGGAAACAAGGAAATGCGGATATTGATGCTTGGACTTGACGCAGCGGGCAAGACCACCATTTTATACAAGCTGAAACTGGGCCAGTCCGTCACAACCATCCCCACCGTGGGCTTCAACGTGGAGACTGTCACTTACAAGAACGTGAAATTCAACGTGTGGGATGTCGGGGGGCAGGATAAGATCCGGCCGCTGTGGAGGCACTATTACACGGGCACCCAGGGGTTAATCTTCGTGGTGGACTGCGCCGACAGAGACCGGATAGACGAGGCCAGGCAAGAGCTGCACCGCATTATCAACGACCGAGAGATGAGGGACGCCATCATTTTGATTTTTGCCAATAAGCAAGACCTACCCGACGCGATGAAACCGCACGAAATCCAAGAGAAACTGGGCTTGACCCGCATCCGCGATAGAAACTGGTACGTGCAGCCGTCCTGCGCGACCACGGGGGACGGACTGTACGAAGGACTCACCTGGCTGACCTCCAATTACAAATCTTAA